One region of Elstera cyanobacteriorum genomic DNA includes:
- a CDS encoding LytTR family DNA-binding domain-containing protein — MDLTPGKLRGLFGGALGVGLFLAVLGPFGSYAAPLLDRLIFWVATVLLGTGLSVLAALLLPARWRQASLPLYVLGATLVLSPVQTLGVRLLLPLIAPPDLVARFSFWDSLPQAMLLMAVGTAASILFVRFPRPQAPESAAPISPLPPLPPVAAPFFDRLPPALGRDLLCLEMEDHYLRVHTTLGNSLILLRLRDAVAELRSVPGAQVHKSWWVARAAVTGAERGKSGWELVLTDGRRVPVGRSFRAALAADGWLPQGRTVEENSHAPGVAEPPKTPSAASETTRPAS, encoded by the coding sequence ATGGATCTTACTCCGGGTAAATTGCGCGGCCTCTTCGGCGGCGCGCTTGGGGTTGGACTGTTCCTGGCGGTGCTGGGGCCGTTCGGCAGCTACGCTGCGCCCCTGCTTGACCGGCTGATTTTTTGGGTGGCGACCGTGTTGCTGGGAACCGGCCTGTCGGTTCTGGCGGCGCTGCTGCTGCCCGCGCGCTGGCGGCAAGCGTCGCTGCCGCTCTATGTGCTTGGGGCAACGCTGGTGCTCAGCCCGGTGCAGACCCTCGGCGTGCGCCTGTTGCTGCCGCTGATCGCCCCGCCCGATCTGGTCGCCCGCTTCAGCTTCTGGGATAGTCTGCCGCAGGCGATGCTGCTGATGGCCGTGGGGACGGCGGCGTCCATCCTGTTCGTTCGGTTCCCGCGCCCGCAGGCGCCAGAAAGCGCCGCCCCGATAAGCCCGCTGCCGCCACTGCCCCCGGTCGCCGCGCCCTTCTTCGATCGGCTGCCGCCCGCCCTGGGGCGCGATCTTCTGTGCCTTGAGATGGAGGATCATTACCTGCGCGTCCACACCACCCTCGGCAATAGTCTGATCCTGCTGCGCCTGCGCGATGCCGTGGCCGAATTGCGCAGCGTCCCCGGCGCCCAGGTGCATAAAAGCTGGTGGGTCGCCCGGGCCGCCGTGACCGGGGCCGAGCGCGGGAAAAGCGGCTGGGAGCTGGTGCTGACCGATGGGCGGCGCGTGCCCGTGGGCCGCAGCTTCCGCGCGGCTTTGGCAGCAGACGGCTGGTTGCCCCAAGGGCGGACGGTGGAGGAAAATTCGCATGCCCCCGGCGTAGCAGAACCGCCGAAAACCCCAAGCGCCGCTTCGGAAACCACCCGTCCGGCGTCGTAA